CTCGGGCCCGAGCGCCGCAACCATCCCGCAGAGGTCTTGCGAAAGAAGAAGAAGGAGTAGGCCGCCTTCGCGTTTCAGGCCTTCTTCGTGATGCCCGCGCGCTCCTGGGCGAGCGCGCCGAGCGCGGACCAGTCCTCGTCACCGCGTCCCTGCGCGACGCCGGTGAGGAAGTGGTCGCGCAGGAGGCTGGCCAGCGGGAGGGGCACCTCCGCCGTCCGCCCCGCTTCGAGCGCCAGCGTCACGTCCTTGAGGCCCAGGCGCAGCGCGAAGCCCGCGGGCGTGTACTGCCCCTTCGCGATGGCGCCCGCGTAGTTCTCGAAGATGGGCGCCTTGGCGAAGACGGACTTGAAGACGTCCAGGAACGCGGCGCGCTCCACGCCGCACTTCTCCGCGAGCGCGAAGGCCTCCGACAGGGCCTCCATCATGGATGCGATGAGGAAGTTGCCGGACAGCTTCACCGTGTTCGCGGCGGAGGGCCGCTCTCCCAGCTCCGTGAGGCCGCGCCCCAGGCCTGTGAGCACCGGACGCACGCGCTCTACCTGCGCCTTGGGGCCTGCCGCGACGACCCAGAGCTGCTTGCCCGCCGCTGCTTCCGGCCGGCCGAAGACGGGGGCCGACACGTAGCCCTGCCCCGCGTCCGCGTGCGCCTTCGTCAGGCGCTCCGACAGCGCGACGGAGATGGTGCTGGAGGAGACGTGGATGCCGTTCCTCGGCAGGGCGCTGACGATGCCGTCCTGGCCCAGCACGGCCGCTTCCGCGGCGTGGTCGTCCGCGAGCATGGACACGACGACCTCCGCGTCGCGTGCGGCCTCGGCGGGCGTCTTCGCCACGCGCGCGCCCTGCTGCTTCAGCGGCTCCGCCTTGGAGGCGGTGCGGTTCCAGACGGTGAGTTCATGGCCCGCGCCGGCCAGGTTCTTCGCCATGGGCGTGCCCATGTTCCCCAACCCGATGAAGCCGACCTTCATGAAGATGCTCCCTTTGCAATACCAGCGAGTTAAGGGCAGGCGTCACCCATCAAGCACCTCATCGTCCAGTGACTCGGAAGGTCAATCCAGACCGCATCCAGTAGCCGTTCAGATCTTGGCACGGCGCTACTTTCCTGCCTTTAACAAGCCGACTAGTCTTCTGTGAGTCTACTCCATTTAAGGTGGGTTTATGGATTCTCCATGGGAGCAACGACGTCTACCCGAAAGCCCCCGCAGTGAAGACAGGCGCGATGGGTACGAACGCGATCGGTCACGAATCATCCATTCGGCCGCATTCCGAAGACTCCAGGCAAAAACCCAAGTCCTAGGCATCGGTGAGGGAGATTTCCATCGAACCCGATTGACTCACTCAATGGAGGCAGCGCAAATCAGCAGAGGGCTTTTATATGTCCTTGGTCGCCAAACGCCGGACCTTAAGCGCCACCTGCCTCCGATCCATTTGCTAGAAGCAATTTGCCTTGCGCATGACCTTGGACACCCCCCGTTCGGCCATACCGGCGAGACAGCGCTCAATCTCGCCATGTTGGAACATGGCGGATTTGAAGGGAACGGGCAGACCTTGCGCCTCCTGGCAAAACTCGAAGCCCACACGGAAAATTACGGACTAAACCCAACACGGCGGACGCTCCTCGGCATTCTTAAATACCCGACTTCCTATTCACAGATTAGGAGCGCCGAAACAATCAAGACACCAAAAGACAGATTTGAAATCCGCTGGAACGACTGGAAACCACCCAAGTGCTATCTTGACGACGATAAAGATGTCGTTGATTTCATCTTGGAACCGCTTCCATCTGCCGAAAAATCGCGCTTCACGGAACCCCAGGCACCTGCCACAAAGAACAAGCACGGCAAGCCGAAATGGCAATCGCTCGACACATCAATCATGACGTTGGCCGACGATATTGCATTCGGCGTTCACGACCTTGAGGACGCTGCAGCGCTCGGGCTTATCGAACAAGCAGATATCGAAAATATTGCCTGGGACCCAGAAAGTGAGTGGGCGACCAAATTCGAAGTCAACAAGTCTCTACATAAGGTCTTCTCAAAGAGCCATCACATCAGGAAGCAAGGCACTGGGGCTCTTGTCAATGCTTTTATACAGGCAGCAAAGTGGTCCCAGACGGATGAATTCGAGACCCCTTTGTTGAAATATAACGCTCGACTCACAAGCGAAGCAGACGCTCTCCTGGCCAAACTCAAGGACGTCGAGTTTGAAAGAGTAATCAATACGCACACAGTGCAAACCTTGGAATATAGAGGTGGACACTTGGTCCTTGAGCTCTTCAAGGCGATCGCGGCCGCCCCCGAGAAACTATTGCCTGAAACATTCCGCATGGAACACAAGGCACGCACAGGCAAAGAGGCGATGCGAGTCATCTGCGACTACGTTTCGGGCATGACAGATGAGTTTGCCACCAAGCAGTACGAACGCCTGTTTGTTCCACGGCGGGGCAGTGCACTTTCCCCAGCTTGATTGCGCCAAATGACTACGTCTCTTCCGACACGTCCAGCCGCTCGAAGGCGCGGCCCAGGACGGCGACGCCCAGCGCCACCTCCGCGAACAGTGCTCCCGCCGCCACCAGCCCCGCGAGCGGAACCGCCCAGGGCCCCATGACAGTGAACAGCGGATAGCCCACCAGGAGGGCCACCACCCCCGCGGGCAACAGTCCCAGGAACGTCACCACCAGCGTGCCCACCAGCGTGAGCAGCCGCTGGCCCAGCGCCTCCACGCCGCGCGCCCGCTCGGAGTCCGCTGGAATCCACGCGGGCAGCAGCACCACCGCCGCGTTCTGCACGAACAGCCCCGCGAGCCCCAGCGCCGGCAACACCGGCAAGAGGCCCAGCACCACCGGCGCGGACCACGGCGCGAGCGTCTCGTCGTCCGTGCCCACGCCCAGCACCAGCGCCACGGCCAGCATCACCCACTGCGCCGCGCCCAGCGTCAGCGCGGAGGCGCCCAGCTCCGCGCCCACCACCTGCCGCCCCGTGAGGGGCAGGGCTCGCAATAGCTCCAGCTTGGGCAGGTCCATGCGCAGGTCGGTGCGGAACGCGCTCGGGCCAATCACGGCCATGGCCACCGCGATCATCAGGGCCATGGGCCCCAGGAACTCACGGCTGTTGGAGAACAGCCGCGTGTCCCCCATCAACAGCGCGAACACGGCGCCCATCACCCCGAAGGACAGCAGCATCACCAGCCCGCTGCCCATGCGCCTGCGCGCGATGAGGTTCTTCCAGAGCAGCGCCACCTCGGGACGCCCCCGGGCCTCGAGCACGAAGGGCACGCGGCCTACGCGCAGGTTGGCCGAGCGCGACGCCCGCTGCGCCCGCTGCCGCGTCCGCGCGTCCGCCCCCGCGACCGCCGAGTCCTCGAAGGGGACCTCCACCGCCAGCACCCAGGCGTAGTGCGCCACGAGCAGCGCCAGCGACGCCGGCAGGTAGCGCAGGAAGTCCTGTCCGCTGCGCGCCAGCGACGGAGCCACCAGCGCCCGGCCCGGCCACAGCACCGCGCGAGGCCCGGGTGCGTTGAGCACGTCGCGCAGCCACTCGCGCACGGCGAAGGGCGCGGAGAGGTTCTCCGGCAGCGGATGGTCGCGCAGCGTGGACAGCAGCGTGCCCATCCCCGCCACGAGGACCACCGCCACCACCGTCCACCGCACCGCGCTGCCCCAGCGCCCTCGCGACACGAGCCACGCGCGCACGAAGGACGCCGCGGTGCCGTGCAGGTACAGCGTCCCCATGGCCAGCGCCGCGCCCAGGAAGAAGAGCTCCGGCCGGGGGCTGGTGAAGCGCCCCACGAAGAGGGTCGCCGCCAGCGCCGCGAGCATCGCGCTCAAGAGGCCGCGCAGCAGCTTGTAGTGCAGCAGCGCCTGGCGCGTGACGGGCGCGGTGAAGAAGGTCTGCACCTCCGTCTGCGTGAAGGTCAGCGCCGGCCGGTCCGTGCCCAGCACCCACGCCGTCACCAGCGTGGCCAGCACCGACACCTCCAGCGAGAACTCCGCGAACAGCCTCGCGTTGGGAGACACCGCGCGGCCCGTGCCCTGGACGAAGACGCTGCGGCCCACCAGCGAGTACAGGTACGCGAGCCCCACCGCCGCGCCCAGGAGATAGCGCGGGCGCTTCAGCCGCTGCACCTGGCGCACCACCCGGTTGCGCCACGTCCTCACCCAGAGGAACGCCACCGCGCTCGGGAAGCTCACGCCGGTTCGTTCCCCCGCGCCGCCGCCTCCGCTGACGCCGCGCTGGTGATGCGCACGAACAGCTCCTCCAGCGACGCGCCGTCCCCCGCCCCGCCCGCCATCTGCTCGCGGATCTCCGGCAGCGACCCCAGCGCCACCGCGCGCCCTCCGGCGATGACGAGCAGCCGGTGGCACAGCTCCTCCACCAGCGGCAGCAGGTGCGACGACAGCACCAGCGCCGTGCCCTCTTCCGAGCGGCGGCGCAGCGACGCCTTCATCCTGCGGATGCCCAGCGGATCCAACCCCGTCAGCGGTTCGTCCAGGAGGATGAGCCGGGGCTGGTGCAGGAAGCCGCACGCGATGGACAGCTTCTGCTTCATGCCCCGCGACAGCTCGCCCGGCAGCGACTTCTCCCGTCCGGTCAGCTCCATCTCCTCCAGCAGCGCGCGGCCTCGCGCCTCCCAGTCCTCCACGCCGTAGAGGCGCGCGGTGAAGTTCAGGTGCTCCCAGACGGTGAGGTACTCGAAGAAGCGCGGCTCGTCCGGCAGGAACGCCAGCTGGCGCTTCGCCTCCACCGGCGCCACCGCCAGGTCATGCCCCGCCACCCGCACGCGGCCCACGGACGGCGGAAGGATGCCGGCCAGGCACCGCAGCGTGGACGTCTTGCCCGCGCCGTTGGGGCCCACCAGGCCCAGCACCTCGCCGGGCGCCACCTGGAAGGTCAGCCCGCGCACCGCCCGCACCGCGCCGTACGTCTTCTCCAGCCCCTCGACGTCCAGCGCCGGTTCCATGCGTGCCCTTGGGCCTCCTTGGGAAAGCTCAGCCGAGCTTCAGGAGTTCCTTCACGGTGTCCAGCACCACGCGGGCCTGCACGGGCTTCACCAGGTACGCGGTGGCCCCCAGCGCCATGGCCCGCTCGCGGTCCGCGCTCGCGCCCTCGGTCGTCACGACGACGATGGGCACCGCCCGGTGGTCTTCCGTCTGACGGATGTGGTGGATGAGCTTCAGCCCGTCCATCAACGGCATGTTGATGTCCGTCATCACCAGGTCGAAGCGCCCCTGCGTGGTGAGCTTCTTCAGCCCCTCCACGCCGTCCTGCGCCTCGATGCAGACCACGTCCGTCAGGCGCTGGAGCGCGTACATGATGCTGCGGCGCATGGCCTGCGAGTCATCCACCACCAGCGCGCGGATCTGCTGCGACATGGCCCTCAGCCTACCACCGGCGCACCGCCCGTCCCGGGTTTGTGCGGCGGCTGTCATGCACCCGGCGATTCACTGCCCGGAGGACTGCTTGCGGCGGCGCACCAGCGCGGCCAGCTCAGAACCGATGTCGTCCAGTGGAAGCACCCGGGTCACCGCCCCGGTGGCGATGGCCTCCTTGGGCATGCCGTACACCACGGCCGTGTCCTCGGACTCCGCCCACGTCTCGCCGCCCTCGCGGCGGACCGCGCGCACGCCCTGCGCCCCGTCCGCGCCCATGCCCGTCAACACCACCGCCACCGCGCGAGGGCCCAGCACCTCCGCCGCGCTCTCGAAGAGCCGGTCCACCGACGGGGCGTACTTGTCCGCGGGCACCGGCGACGGCGTGCGCAATTCCAGGCGCCCGGTCCGGTCCGACAGCAGCAGGTGCCGCCCGCCCGGCGCGATGTAGACGTGGCCCGGCGTCACCACGTCGCCCTCGCACGCCTCCGTCACCGTGAAGGGACCGATGCGGTCCAGGCGCTCCGCGAAGGCCCGGGTGAACTGCGAGGGCATGTGCTGGCCCACCAGCACGCTGACGGTCGGCTCGGAGGCCAGCCCCTCCAGCAGCCGCTGCACCGCGGGGGGCCCGCCCGTGGACGCGCCCACGGCGATGACCTGCGGCACCTCGCCCGTCAGCAGGGCGCTGCGCAGCGCGGCCCCGTGGCGTCCGCCGGACTTCACGTGGCGGGTCGCGTGCACCTTGTCGAGCAGCTCGCGCCGCAGCTTCTCCAGCGCCTCGGGGGTGCCCTCGGGCGGCTTGGCGATGAAGTCGAACGCGCCCAGCTCCAGCGCCTTGAGCACGTCCGACTGGTGCGCGTAGCTGGAGATGACGATGACGGGCGTGGGCGACGCGCGCATGAGCAGCCGCAGGAAGGTGTGGCCGCCCAGCCGGGGCATCTCCAGGTCCAGCGTCACCACGTCCGGCTTCAGGTCCAGGACCTTCTTGAGCCCCTCCTCGCCGTCCTGCGCCCAGTCCAGCACCATCACGTCGGAGGCGGACTCCAGCAGCGTGGTGAGCGTGCGGCGGTTGGTGGCCGAGTCGTCGATGACGAGCACCGTGAGCGGACGTGCCATCAGCGGCCCTCCCCGCCCGGAAGCTCGGGCCGGCGGTACACGAGGTCGCCCTTCAGGTGCACCAGCTCGAAGTCCGCGCCCAGGCTGAGCAGGTTCTCCGCGTGGCCCAGCAGCAGGTAGCCGCCGGGACAGAGCCGGTCGCGGATGACGCCCAGCACGCGGCGGCGCGCGGCCTGGTCGAAGTAGATCATCACGTTGCGGCAGAAGACGACGTCCGTGCGCGGCACCAACTGGCTGCCCGCCACGTCCGCCAGGTTGTGGTGGCCGAAGTTCACCCACGCCTTCACGTCGTCGCGCACGCGGACGCGGTTGACACCCACGGGGATGAAGTAGCGCTCCAGCAGGTCCGGCGGCGTCGCGCGCAGCGCGCTGGGGCCGTACTCCGCGCGGCGGGCCACGGCCAGCACGCGGCGCGACAGGTCCGTGCCGATGACCTCCACGTCCCAGTCGTTGAAGCGGCCGCTGTCCTTCAGCAGCATGGCCAGCGTGTACGCCTCCTCGCCGGAGGAACACCCCGCGGACCACAGCCGCAGCCGGCGCGTGTGCGCGTTGCGCTTCTCCAGGATGGGAAGCAGCTCCTCGCAGAAGGCCTTGAGCTGCGCGGGTTCGCGGAAGAAGTACGTCTCGTGCGTGGTGAGGGACTCCACCGCCGCTTCCAGCTCCGCGTGGCGCTGGGCGTCGTAGCGCAGGTAGCGGTGGTAGGAGCCGAAGTCCTGGATGCCCAGCGCCTCCAGCCGGGGCCACAGCCGGCGCTCCATCACGAACTTCATGTTCTCGTGGATGAGGATTCCGCAGTGCGCGTAGACGTGGTCGCGCAGCAGCCGGAACTCCTCCAGCGTCATCTCCGGGCGGCCCTCGTCGAAGCGTGGCATCCGAGTCCTCCCCTCACCGCCCCGACGACAGCCGGGCCACCGCGTCCGCCAGCGCCGCGCGGGCCAGCGCGTCCCGCTCCACCGACAGCGCCTGCTCCAGCGCGAGGAGGCACTCCGGCCGCCCCAGGCCGCCCAGCACGCGCGCCGCCGCCACCCGCACGTCCCAGCGCGGATGGCCCAGCAGCGACACCGCCAGCGCCGCGCCATCCGCCGAGGCCTCCGCCGACGCCAGCGCCGCCAGCGCCGCCTTCACCACCTCCGCGTCGGGGTGGCTGAGCGCGTCCCACAGCACGCCCGCGCCCACCGTCCCCAGCTTCGTCAGGGCCCGCACCGCCAGCATCGCGAGCCCACTGTCGCCGTGGCGCACCAGCGACTCCAGGTCCGCCGAGCGCTCCTTCGCGCCCGCCGCGCCCACCGCCTCCACCGCGGCCACGCGCACGCCGCGGTCCTCGTCCTTCAGCGCGAGCCCCAGGAACGTCGCGGCCTCCTTGCCGCCCTGCTGGCCCAGGGAGCGCACCGCGGCGATGCGCACCCGGGGGGACTCGTCCGCCAGCGCGCCGCGCGCCAGCTCCAGGCCCGCTTCGCCATCCACGCGGCCCGCCGCCTCCACCGCCGCCGCGCGCCAGGAGGCCTCTTCATCGCGCGCCAGCCGCCGCAGCAGGGGCAGCACCCGCGCGCCGCCCAGCCGGCCCAGCACCGCCACCGCCGCGGGCGTCGCGCGCTGCTCCACCGCCGCCTCCAGCGCGGTCAGCGACGCCAGCGGATGCGCCACGGTCAACTGCTCCAGCGCCCGCGCCGCGATGCCCGACAGCGCGGGGTCCGCGAGCAGCTCCACCAGCGGCGCCACGGCCTGCGGCGAGCGCGTGCGCCCCAGCGCCCGCACCACCACCGCGCGCAGGTCGTCCTCCGCCCACTCCAGCAGCGCGCACAGCTCCGGCACCGACGTCGCGTCCACCAGCAGCACCAGCGCCTCCGCCGCCACCGTGCGCGCGGGCAGCGACAGCGTGCCCATGCCCTCCAGCAGGAGGCGCCGTCCGTCCGGTCCCAGCTGGCCCAGCGTGAAGAGCACCTCGCGCAGGAGCCGGTCCTCGCGCGCCACCTCCGCCACCGGCACCGCGAGCGACGCCTCTCCCAGCGCCCCGGCGGCCACCAGCGCGCCGGCCCGCACCTGGACGTCCTCGCCGTCCAGCGCCTGCGCCACGCGCTCCGTCACGCCCGGGATGCCGCCCAGCACCGAGCGCGCCACCGCGTCCAGCTCCCCGCGCTCGTACGGGCCCAGCGCGCCGGCCTGCGTCCCCAGCGCGACGAGGGCCGCCTCTCGCACCGAGCGCACCGGCGAGGCCAGGGCCCGGCAGATGCGCTCCGTGGCCACGCCCGGAGCGTACAGGCCCAGCAGCCGCAGGGCGCTGCGCTGCAACGCCGGGTCCTCCACCAGCGCCATCACCCGCTCCAGCGGGGGCGCGCGCTTGAGCGACGCGAGGCCTTCCAGCGCGGCCAGCCGCAGCAGGGGCGTGGGCGTGTCCAGCAGCCCCTCCAGCGCTCGCGCCGCGGCGGGCCCGCCCATCCGGCCCAGCGCCTCCGCGGCGGCCACGCGCACGTTGAGGTCGCCGTCGGAGAGCGCGCGCAGGAGCACGTCCTCCACCTCCGGGTGCCCCAGCTGTCCCAGGATGTCCGCCGCCAGCTTGCGCTGATCCGGATCCTCGTGCTCCAGCAGGTGCACCAGCGGCTGCGTCGCCACGGGCCCCATGCCCGCCAGCGCCTCGGCCGCCGCGTTGCGTGCGCCCGTCTCGCCGCGCTCCCCCAGGACGGAGATGAGCCGCGCGGTGACCCCCTGCGCGTCCGGCACGCGGCGCAGGCCCTCCGCCGCCGCGTGGCGCACGCGCCAGCTCTCGTCATGGAGTCCGGTGGTGAAGGTCTCCAGGGCCCCGGGCGCGCGCGGATCCACCGCCTGCAACGCCCGGTACCGGGCCTCCTCCTGCCCCGCGGGGGACCGCACCGTGTCGCTCATCCGCCGTCCTCCTTCCGGGGGTCCGTTCCTCGGGGTGTCCGCATCCTGCTTGAAGCGGCGGAGGGAGTCGCGCCCCACGAGGCCGGAACGGAGGCCCGGCGGGCCCATTCCCCGAGGGCCCCTCGCGCCGGGAGGCAACCTGGCGCCGGCCTGGAACGTTCACCTTCACACCCTTTCAGGGGCTCCAGGGCTCCGCGTCCCAGCCCTCCTGCGAGAAGAACCAGAGCGAGTAGACGCCCAGCGCCGTGCCCAGCGGAAAGGTGGGCAGCGCCACGAGGGCGAGCAGCGTGGCCAGCCCCTTGGAGACACGGCGGCCGCGCACCAGCCCCAGTCCCAGGGCGAGCCCCGCGATGGACGCCGCCAGGAGCACGAAGAAGATGGCCGCCATCGCGAGGACCCAAGGGTTCTCCCACACCGGCAGCCGAGGGGCGGACCTCCCGGCGGCGGCGACGAAGCCCAGGGCGGCCGTGACGTACGCCATCGCCCCCGTGGCCAGCAGCATCAACGCGTGGACGAACAAGTAGAAGAACCCCAGCGACTTCCGGTGCCCGCTCAGGTCTCGCATGACGTCCCTTCCTAAATCCGGGGCGCGCACGGCGAAAACGGCGCGCTCACCCCCCGGACGGAGGGCGCGCGTCACGTTCCAGCTCCGCGCGCAGGAGCGCCTTCAGGTCCAGCAGCAGCCGCAGCCGCTCCGGCGGTCCGCACACGCCCACCACGAACGGCGTGCGACCTCCGGACATGAGCGCCGGCGCGGGCTTGATGTCGCCGCGGCGCACGCGCAGCACCTCCGCCACGCGGTCCACTCGCGCCACCACGCGGCGCGCGCCCAGCCGGCACACGAGCATCCGCGTGCGCCGCGTCTCCTGCGCGGGCTGACCCAGCAGGCGCCGCCGCAGGTCCACCACCGGGAGCATCGCGCCGCGCAGGTGCAGCACGCCCTCCACGAAGGCGGGCGCGTGCGGAATGGGAATCACGCGCTGGGGCGGGAGGATCTCCTCCACACGCATGATGTCCAGCACGTACTCCTCGTTGCCCACGAAGAAGGCGCACAGCTGCACCTCGGCTTCGGCCACCGGCGCGTTGCCGGGAACGTCGCCGCGCGGACGGCGGGTCAGCAGGTTCACGGGGTCCGTCATGGGGCGAGCGCCTGCTCCGGATCCAACAGGATGTAGAGCTGCGAGCCCTTGCGCCCCAGCCCCGCCACGCAGTCGCGGTCCCCGCGCAGCCCCGCGGGCGATAGCTCCACCATGGACGGCTTGAGCCGCACCACGCCCGCCACCGAGTCCACCCACACGCCCGCGGGCCCGTCGTCCATCTTGAGCACGAGGATGCGCGCCTCCCGGGGCGGCAGGCCCGCGTCCGGCCCCGCCACCAGCGGCGGAGCCTCCGCCAGCCGCAGCCGCAGCTTCACGTCGTAGACGGGCAACAGCTCCCCGCGCAGGTTCATCACGCCCAGCAGGTGCGGCTCCGCGCGCGGAATCTCCGTGAGCAGCGGCACCTTGCAGATCTCCCTCACCGCGAGGATGGGCACCGCGTAGCACTCGGATTCCAGGCGGAAGGCGAGGTACTCGACCGGCTCCTCCTCCAGCAGCGGCGGCGCCAGGTCGTCACTGCCCGCGGCGAAGTCCAGCAGGCCGCCGACGTCCTCGTCCGGGCGGTAGAAGAACGCGTCGAGCAGGGCTTCGAAACGGGACACGGCCGGGAGGATAGCAGCCCCCGGCGCGGACGCCTCAAGCGCGGCGCCGCTCGTGCGCGATGCCCTCTTCCAGGAGTTCCGCGACATCCAGCACCAGGACGGTGCGCCGGTTGCCCAGGTCGGTGGCGCCGGAGATGCCCTTCACGCGGCTCAGGCGGCCGCCCAGGGGCTTGGTGACGATGTCCTGCTGGCCGAACAGCTCGTCCACCGCGATGCCCAGCCGCTGCTGCGCCAGGCCCACCACGACGACGAAGTGGCGGTTCACCTCGCGCTCCGGCAGGTGGAACAGGCGCCCCAGCCGCAGGAAGGGCAGCGTCTGGCCGCGCAGGTCCAGCACCTCGCGGCGCTCCACGGTGCGGATGTCGCGCGGCTGCACGGAGAGGATCTCCAGCACGCTGTTGAGCGGCACCGCGTACGTGCGGCCGCTGACGCCCACCACCAGCGCGCGCACGATGGCCAGCGTCACCGGCAGCGTCAGGTGGAAGGCCGTGCCCTTCCCGCGCTCGCTCCACACGTCGATGATGCCGGAGAGGTTGCCCAGGTTGTTCTTCACCACGTCCAGGCCCACGCCCCGTCCGGAGAGCGAGCTGACGCTGGAGCGCGTGGAGAAGCCCGGCAGGAAGATGAGGTTGAGCAGCTCGCGCCGCGTCATCTCACTGACCTGCGGCGGGGTGACGAGCCCGCGCGCGAGCGCCACCTCGCGCACGCGCACCTCGTCGATGCCGGAGCCGTCGTCGGACACGCTGATGACGACGTGGTTGCCCTTCTGCTCCGCGCGCAGCCGCACCACCGCGCGCCGGGGCTTGCCCGCGCCGAGCCGCGCCTCCGGCCCCTCCGCGCCATGGTCGATGGCGTTGCGGATGAGGTGCATCAGCGGGTCGCTGAGCTCCTCGACGATGAGCTTGTCCAGTTCCACCTCGCCGCCGGAGCTGACGAAGTCGATCTCCTTGCCGGCCTCGCGGGCAATCTTGCGCACCAGCCGCGCCAGCTTGTCGAAGACCTGGCCCACCGGGACCATGCGCGCTTCGAGCAGCCCCTCCTGGAGCGCCTCCAGCTTGCGCTCCAGCTGCCGCGTCTCACGCGACAGCTCCTGGCCGAAGAGCTTGGACAGCGCGACCGCCCCGTCCTGCCGGGACGTCTCCGCCAGCCGCTGGAGGTTCGCCTTGATGAGCAGCAGTTCGCCCACCATGTTGATGAGCCCGTCCAGCCGCCCGATGTCCACGCGCACCGTCTGCGTGAGCGAGCGCAGGGACGTCTCTTCCGGCTTGGGACGGCCCGCGGGGATGGGCGCGGACGCGGCGGCCTGGAGCCCGACCACGGTGGGCGGAGGCGACACCGCCCGCATGCGCGGAGGGCTCCCCCCCGGAATCGCCGGCACGGTCGCGAGGCTGGTGGACGTCACGGCCGGCTCGGAGTCCTCGTCGGAGTCCTCCTCGTCGGTGTCCGCGAGCAGGACCTCCGCGTCGGCCTCTTCGCGCCCGGGAGCCGGCGGGGGCACGTCGAACGCGGGCCCCGCCGCACCTTCCCCTGGCTGGCGCACGGACAGCGGGGCCAGCTCCGCGGGCGTGCCCCGGAGGCCGTCCTCCAGCGCCTGCGCGCCGACCTTCGCGCCGAAGATGAGGTCGAACGCGATGCCGTTGGCGCCGCCCGGCCGCGACGAGGGCAGCGTGCTGATGACCTCGCCCAGGGGCTTGAGGCGCGCGTTCAGGTCCGCGAGCCCCTGGTCGAAGTCCGTGAGGTCGAACGCCGCGCGCACCCGCCACAGGGACACCCCGCGCCGCACGTTCTCGCGCAGCCGGTGCTCCTCGTACTCGGTGAAGACGGCGCGCACCGTCGCGTCCAGCTCCAGCCGCTCCAGCGGATCCTCTTCCACGGCGGGCGGAGGCGAGCCCAGCCGCGCCATCCGGTCCTCCATGGCCCGGGTGCGCTGGGTGAGCTCCTGGCCCTCCTCGGTCCGGGACGCCTCCCCGAGCAGCGCCTGGAAGGTGTCCAGCGCGTCCACCAGCGTGTCCAGGACCCCGTCGTCCAGCGTCAGCCGGCCCAGCCGCAGCCGGTCCAGCAGGTCCTCCGCCGCGTGCGCCAGCTGGCTGATGCGCTCCTGGCCGAAGAGGCCCGACAGCCCCTTGAGCGAGTGCGCCGCGCGGAAGATGCCGTTGATGTGCTCCGGATCCGCCTCCTGCCCGCGCGCCTCGTCCAGCGCCAGCAGGTCGCGGCCCAGCGCATCGAGGATTTCCGTGGCCTCGGCGACGAACTCCGCCAGCGCCTTGCCCCCGGGCGTCACAGCGGCTTCAGGAAGCGCCGCAGGAGCGCCTCCAGGTCCTCCGGCTGGAACGGCTTCACCAGGTAGCCGGCCGCGCCCAGCGCCATGCCCCGCGAGCGGTCCTGCTCACGCCCCTCGGTGGTGACGATGATGAGCGGCACGTCCCGGTAGTTGGGGTTCTTCTTGACGAAGTTGATGAGCTCCAGCCCGTTGATGTCGGGCATGTTGATGTCGGTGATGATGAGGTCGAAGCGCTGGCGGGGCAGCAGCTTCAGCGCCTCGAAGCCGCTGGCGGTGGTGACGGCCTCGACGCCGTCCACGGCCTCCACGGTCGCGGCGATGTGCTCGCGCGACACCTTGGAGTCCTCGACGATCAACACCTTGAACTTCATCGCGCGCGCCTCAGGGCCCGGATGCTAGCAGAACCCCCGCCCGGACGCTGCGCGTCAGCCCTTCCGGGATGACAGCGACCCGACAAGCCCCTTGTCCGCGAGGAGGGACACCCGTCCCCCCTTGAACGCGGGCAGGAACTGCCGCTGGTACGCCTCCGCGCGGGCCGAGTCACTCAAGGAAGCCCCCTGGGGGACC
The window above is part of the Corallococcus caeni genome. Proteins encoded here:
- the cheB gene encoding chemotaxis-specific protein-glutamate methyltransferase CheB, whose amino-acid sequence is MARPLTVLVIDDSATNRRTLTTLLESASDVMVLDWAQDGEEGLKKVLDLKPDVVTLDLEMPRLGGHTFLRLLMRASPTPVIVISSYAHQSDVLKALELGAFDFIAKPPEGTPEALEKLRRELLDKVHATRHVKSGGRHGAALRSALLTGEVPQVIAVGASTGGPPAVQRLLEGLASEPTVSVLVGQHMPSQFTRAFAERLDRIGPFTVTEACEGDVVTPGHVYIAPGGRHLLLSDRTGRLELRTPSPVPADKYAPSVDRLFESAAEVLGPRAVAVVLTGMGADGAQGVRAVRREGGETWAESEDTAVVYGMPKEAIATGAVTRVLPLDDIGSELAALVRRRKQSSGQ
- a CDS encoding CheR family methyltransferase, whose product is MPRFDEGRPEMTLEEFRLLRDHVYAHCGILIHENMKFVMERRLWPRLEALGIQDFGSYHRYLRYDAQRHAELEAAVESLTTHETYFFREPAQLKAFCEELLPILEKRNAHTRRLRLWSAGCSSGEEAYTLAMLLKDSGRFNDWDVEVIGTDLSRRVLAVARRAEYGPSALRATPPDLLERYFIPVGVNRVRVRDDVKAWVNFGHHNLADVAGSQLVPRTDVVFCRNVMIYFDQAARRRVLGVIRDRLCPGGYLLLGHAENLLSLGADFELVHLKGDLVYRRPELPGGEGR
- a CDS encoding HEAT repeat domain-containing protein, with the translated sequence MSDTVRSPAGQEEARYRALQAVDPRAPGALETFTTGLHDESWRVRHAAAEGLRRVPDAQGVTARLISVLGERGETGARNAAAEALAGMGPVATQPLVHLLEHEDPDQRKLAADILGQLGHPEVEDVLLRALSDGDLNVRVAAAEALGRMGGPAAARALEGLLDTPTPLLRLAALEGLASLKRAPPLERVMALVEDPALQRSALRLLGLYAPGVATERICRALASPVRSVREAALVALGTQAGALGPYERGELDAVARSVLGGIPGVTERVAQALDGEDVQVRAGALVAAGALGEASLAVPVAEVAREDRLLREVLFTLGQLGPDGRRLLLEGMGTLSLPARTVAAEALVLLVDATSVPELCALLEWAEDDLRAVVVRALGRTRSPQAVAPLVELLADPALSGIAARALEQLTVAHPLASLTALEAAVEQRATPAAVAVLGRLGGARVLPLLRRLARDEEASWRAAAVEAAGRVDGEAGLELARGALADESPRVRIAAVRSLGQQGGKEAATFLGLALKDEDRGVRVAAVEAVGAAGAKERSADLESLVRHGDSGLAMLAVRALTKLGTVGAGVLWDALSHPDAEVVKAALAALASAEASADGAALAVSLLGHPRWDVRVAAARVLGGLGRPECLLALEQALSVERDALARAALADAVARLSSGR
- a CDS encoding chemotaxis protein CheW, with translation MTDPVNLLTRRPRGDVPGNAPVAEAEVQLCAFFVGNEEYVLDIMRVEEILPPQRVIPIPHAPAFVEGVLHLRGAMLPVVDLRRRLLGQPAQETRRTRMLVCRLGARRVVARVDRVAEVLRVRRGDIKPAPALMSGGRTPFVVGVCGPPERLRLLLDLKALLRAELERDARPPSGG
- a CDS encoding chemotaxis protein CheW, with translation MSRFEALLDAFFYRPDEDVGGLLDFAAGSDDLAPPLLEEEPVEYLAFRLESECYAVPILAVREICKVPLLTEIPRAEPHLLGVMNLRGELLPVYDVKLRLRLAEAPPLVAGPDAGLPPREARILVLKMDDGPAGVWVDSVAGVVRLKPSMVELSPAGLRGDRDCVAGLGRKGSQLYILLDPEQALAP